One window of the Colletotrichum destructivum chromosome 4, complete sequence genome contains the following:
- a CDS encoding Putative major facilitator, sugar transporter, major facilitator superfamily: MEKPPAPSLLESAPVLSSVVDLPTPRVSWLEAKIKPKTVHARYPFRGKPLLWMTCAFGSLGDALFGYDQGVVAGLLVNPVFLKRFFADYGGAKGSSEHINPSITGILVACLQISAAIGSLMAGNIGDMIGRKRCVRLGGFVYFASAFIQAFAPDYATFIAGRTIQGFGVGFLSMTVPIIQTEIAAPHRRGLMVGIEYTFLIGGYALSTWVDFGFYHLVPKSESWQGPYFIQMGLAFILFAMSFILPETPRWLARNGFTQECIQTVADLHTPDGNTHAKHVQQVMLEISEAVRYEATLGQSSWREMFTRYRKRTIVGMTAQMFAQLNGINVISFYLPTTLAKAGMSQSKSLLYTAANSIPYVAATTLSWWLADKWGRRPLLILGGILMAIALSIVCAFTEAHIPDITVRANGIYAFVVVYNAIYGFTWGPMPWLLPAEIFPLRARSKGMALATCSNWVFNFAIGMSAPDAFASIGGYYYVIIAVFCLISVALAKFYYVETANHTLEEIALAFGDKAFVDDDEAVVGAAHLNQGKTEATRTNV, encoded by the exons ATGGAGAAACCACCTGCGCCATCTCTTTTGGAGTCTGCTCCTGTTCTTTCCAGTGTCGTAGATTTACCAACACCACGAGTCTCATGGCTCGAGGCAAAGATCAAGCCAAAGACTGTCCATGCTCGCTATCCCTTCAGGGGTAAACCTCTGCTGTGGATGACCTGCGCTTTTGGTAGTCTCGGCGATGCTCTATTTGGCTACGATCAGG GTGTCGTGGCCGGCCTCTTGGTGAACCCCGTGTTCCTCAAGAGATTCTTCGCAGACTACGGAGGCGCCAAAGGTTCAAGCGAGCACATCAACCCCTCCATCACAGGGATCCTCGTCGCATGTCTGCAAatctccgccgccatcggctcTCTAATGGCCGGCAACATTGGCGACATGATTGGCAGAAAGAGATGCGTTCGACTAGGCGGCTTCGTTTACTTTGCCTCCGCCTTCATTCAAGCCTTTGCCCCCGACTACGCGACATTCATAGCCGGACGAACGATCCAAGGATTCGGCGTTGGTTTTCTGTCGATGACCGTCCCCATCATCCAGACCGAGATCgccgcaccgcaccgccgTGGCCTCATGGTAGGGATCGAATACACATTTCTCATCGGGGGCTACGCACTGTCGACGTGGGTCGATTTCGGCTTCTACCACCTCGTGCCAAAGAGCGAGTCCTGGCAGGGTCCCTACTTCATCCAGATGGGCCTcgccttcatcctcttcgccaTGTCCTTCATTCTACCCGAAACACCCCGCTGGCTCGCCCGCAACGGCTTCACGCAGGAGTGCATACAGACAGTTGCCGACCTGCACACGCCTGACGGTAACACGCATGCTAAACACGTCCAGCAGGTCATGCTCGAGATTAGCGAAGCGGTTCGCTACGAGGCGACTCTTGGACAATCTTCATGGCGAGAGATGTTCACACGTTATCGAAAGCGTACCATTGTCGGCATGACTGCGCAAATGTTTGCCCAGCTGAATGGAATCAACGTCATCTCGTTCTATTTGCCCACGACCCTGGCCAAGGCTGGAATGAGTCAGTCCAAGTCGCTGCTCTACACTGCCGCAAACTCGATACCCTATGTAGCTGCTACGACCTTATCCTGGTGGCTCGCTGATAAATGGGGACGACGCCCATTGTTGATTCTTGGTG GCATCCTCATGGCTATCGCCCTCAGCATTGTCTGCGCCTTTACTGAGGCACATATACCCGACATCACGGTGCGTGCCAATGGCATCTACGCcttcgtcgttgtc TACAACGCCATCTACGGCTTCACCTGGGGTCCCATGCCCTGGTTGCTCCCAGCTGAGATCTTTCCACTGCGCGCTCGTAGCAAGGGCATGGCGCTCGCCACTTGTTCGAACTGGGTATTCAacttcgccatcggcatgTCAGCTCCTGATGCGTTCGCTAGCATCGGGGGCTACTACTACGTCATCATCGCGGTATTCTGCCTAATATCAGTGGCTCTGGCCAAGTTCTACTATGTTGAGACAGCGAATCACACCCTTGAGGAGATTGCGCTTGCGTTTGGCGACAAAGCCTTtgtggacgacgacgaagctgtAGTCGGCGCGGCGCACCTGAACCAAGGGAAGACGGAAGCGACTAGAACCAACGTTTGA